A DNA window from Jaculus jaculus isolate mJacJac1 chromosome 1, mJacJac1.mat.Y.cur, whole genome shotgun sequence contains the following coding sequences:
- the LOC123457777 gene encoding transmembrane protein 11, mitochondrial-like — protein sequence MAAWGRRRLGLGSGGGGSREREPTLFGEPVHIVHEIYSGENAQDQFEYELEQALETQYKYIVIEPTCIGDETARWITVGNCLHKTAVLAGTACLFTPLALPLDYSHYISLPAGVLSLTCCTLYGISWQFDPCCKYQVEYDAYKLSRLPLHTLTSSTQWCWSGRTTCTERDAQHNSTGRPGVLCEEGL from the exons ATGGCCGCGTGGGGAAGGAGGCGTCTGGGCCTGGGCAGTGGCGGTGGCGGCTCCCGAGAGAGGGAACCAACATTATTT GGTGAGCCTGTCCACATCGTGCACGAGATCTACAGTGGGGAAAATGCCCAGGACCAGTTTGAGTATGAGCTAGAACAGGCTCTGGAAACCCAGTACAAGTACATTGTGATCGAGCCCACCTGCATCGGAGATGAGACAGCCCGCTGGATTACTGTGGGCAACTGCTTGCACAAGACGGCTGTGCTGGCAGGCACTGCCTGCCTCTTCACCCCGTTGGCACTGCCCTTGGATTACTCCCACTACATCTCCCTGCCCGCTGGTGTGCTGAGCCTGACCTGCTGCACTCTCTACGGGATCTCCTGGCAGTTCGACCCTTGCTGCAAGTACCAGGTGGAGTACGACGCCTATAAACTGTCCCGCCTGCCTCTGCACACGCTCACCTCCTCCACCCAGTGGTGCTGGTCCGGAAGGACGACCTGCACAGAAAGAGATGCACAACACAATAGCACTGGCCGCCCTGGTGTACTGTGTGAAGAAGGTTTATGA